The following are from one region of the Paenibacillus sp. KS-LC4 genome:
- the sleB gene encoding spore cortex-lytic enzyme has protein sequence MKKRLMVITAVLVIALFGSYSLRHMNQVKTSETFSNATLKVGSSGKDVYELQGRLKHLGYFSGKVDGQFGASTKNAVTWFQWKFGMKADGVVGASTKLKLWEATKAWKPTAADSSSGGQAGSGNTAASSNGGGGGSSLSKSNKLGLSANDLKLMANAVYGESRGEPYVGQIAVAAVILNRLQSTSFPNSISGVIFQPGAFTAVADGQIWLTPNETASRAVMDAINGQDPSNGCLYYFNPETATSKWIWTRPQVKTIGKHIFCM, from the coding sequence ATGAAAAAAAGACTAATGGTCATAACCGCAGTGCTCGTTATCGCCTTGTTCGGCTCCTATTCGCTCCGGCATATGAATCAAGTTAAAACATCGGAGACATTCAGCAATGCAACGCTCAAGGTTGGTTCCTCGGGCAAGGATGTGTATGAGCTGCAAGGAAGGCTGAAACATCTGGGATATTTCAGCGGGAAAGTAGATGGGCAGTTTGGAGCAAGCACGAAAAATGCCGTTACCTGGTTCCAATGGAAATTCGGAATGAAGGCAGATGGGGTGGTCGGGGCCTCGACAAAGCTTAAGCTTTGGGAGGCGACCAAGGCATGGAAGCCGACAGCAGCAGATTCATCTTCCGGAGGACAAGCCGGCTCAGGGAATACAGCTGCTTCTAGCAATGGCGGCGGAGGTGGAAGCTCGCTTTCTAAGTCTAACAAGCTGGGCCTCAGCGCCAATGATTTGAAGCTGATGGCAAACGCCGTATACGGGGAATCTAGGGGCGAGCCCTATGTAGGACAAATAGCCGTTGCAGCGGTCATTCTCAATCGACTGCAATCAACAAGCTTTCCGAATTCGATTTCAGGCGTTATTTTTCAGCCGGGTGCCTTTACCGCGGTAGCAGATGGCCAAATTTGGCTGACGCCAAATGAAACAGCTAGCCGCGCGGTTATGGATGCAATAAACGGACAAGATCCATCAAATGGCTGCTTGTACTATTTTAATCCCGAAACAGCGACCTCGAAGTGGATATGGACAAGGCCGCAGGTAAAAACGATAGGCAAGCACATTTTTTGCATGTAG
- a CDS encoding DNA translocase FtsK, producing the protein MAKKRRGKKSLAANLKYEVYGILLITVSIIALSGEATVGRSLSKLFGLFLGKFYFVIALIGIYVGLVVMVKRMWPKGWSNRKTGMLVLVLAFTLWSSIAEIDRKLGDTTLLSGKVILNQLDSDLRGELLASNPQDLRPLKEKAISGGYVGALQYSVLFTLFGKIGAQLLMLVMIAISVMLITGKSYVELFKTLRTRFVRMLKLLAAKWSNYSAERAAAQATRNASVASGASSVLTSDDTIDDDEDFAPRLAKTKKSLFFSWRQSDKTKAAAASHDEWELEDEPLHSEAGRGEEGAAVPHWAEDWDQDWDNEQNEFAAETSTGTIASSAAAPMPETSASLWPSEQEALASHAVQSYAHTDITDEPEWSEPWRPQETQEQQELVHIEENEVEEMDSHVVEQMNEEFEHAVEQDSDEYEEPLLDGVRGADSQQVAAVSGTNAGSVEAGNQEAEGKAALASSSVPVVKPYVLPPFTLLSKPSHMVRGGIGSSSMEAKLKLERTLESFGVKAKVLDPVIGPAVTRFEVEPASGVKVSKIVSLTDDIALALAAKDIRMEAPIPGRSAIGIEVPNMEISIVTMREVMETKEFYDSPSKLSIAFGRDIAGKPIVGNLAKMPHLLVAGATGSGKSVCINGIITSILYKATPDEVKFLMVDPKMVELNVYNGIPHLLAPVVTDPRRASLALKKIVVEMEKRYELFSKSGTRNIEGYNTLMADNPKAVLPYIVVIVDELADLMIVAANDVEDAIARLAQMARAAGIHLIIATQRPSVDVITGVIKANIPSRIAFGVSSQVDSRTILDMVGAEKLLGRGDMLYLPMGTSKPTRVQGAFLSDQEVEALVGYARGQAEAEYKEDLVPEIEEETASSEEVMDELFDQAVQIVVEAKQASVSLLQRRMRIGYTRAARLIDEMEARHIVGPYEGSKPREVLLTIDQLEAGRISS; encoded by the coding sequence TTGGCTAAGAAGAGAAGGGGCAAGAAATCGCTCGCAGCAAATTTGAAATATGAGGTTTACGGTATTTTACTCATTACGGTATCGATTATTGCTTTATCGGGAGAGGCGACGGTTGGACGTTCATTGTCCAAACTGTTTGGCCTCTTTCTGGGTAAATTTTACTTTGTGATTGCACTGATTGGCATATATGTGGGGCTGGTCGTGATGGTCAAACGAATGTGGCCGAAAGGTTGGTCAAACCGGAAAACAGGCATGCTTGTGCTCGTGTTAGCCTTTACGCTGTGGAGCTCCATTGCGGAAATTGACCGCAAGCTGGGGGATACGACATTGTTGTCCGGCAAGGTGATATTGAATCAACTGGACAGCGACTTAAGGGGAGAGCTGCTTGCTTCCAATCCGCAGGATTTGCGCCCGCTTAAGGAGAAGGCCATTAGCGGGGGCTACGTTGGAGCGCTGCAATATTCCGTGCTTTTCACCTTATTTGGGAAAATTGGCGCCCAACTGCTCATGCTCGTCATGATAGCAATTTCCGTTATGCTCATTACAGGGAAGTCCTACGTGGAGCTGTTCAAGACGCTGCGTACCCGCTTTGTTCGTATGCTGAAGCTGCTCGCGGCAAAATGGTCGAATTATTCCGCCGAGCGTGCTGCGGCGCAAGCAACTAGAAATGCAAGCGTAGCATCGGGAGCAAGCAGCGTGCTCACTTCGGACGATACGATTGATGATGATGAAGATTTTGCACCACGCCTTGCCAAAACTAAAAAGTCGCTGTTTTTCTCTTGGCGTCAATCCGATAAGACGAAAGCTGCTGCCGCGAGCCATGACGAGTGGGAGCTTGAGGATGAGCCGCTTCATAGTGAGGCTGGTCGTGGCGAAGAGGGCGCAGCAGTACCGCATTGGGCGGAAGATTGGGATCAGGATTGGGACAATGAGCAGAACGAATTTGCTGCCGAAACATCGACCGGTACTATTGCTTCATCAGCCGCAGCTCCGATGCCGGAGACAAGCGCTAGCTTATGGCCCAGCGAGCAGGAGGCTTTGGCTTCCCATGCTGTTCAGTCATACGCTCATACCGACATAACGGATGAACCGGAATGGTCAGAGCCGTGGAGACCGCAAGAAACGCAGGAGCAGCAAGAGCTGGTACATATAGAAGAAAACGAAGTAGAAGAAATGGACAGTCATGTCGTTGAGCAGATGAATGAGGAATTTGAGCATGCTGTTGAGCAGGATAGCGATGAATATGAGGAACCTTTATTGGATGGCGTGAGAGGGGCAGACAGCCAACAGGTTGCTGCTGTATCTGGTACTAATGCTGGCAGTGTTGAAGCGGGCAATCAAGAGGCGGAAGGCAAGGCGGCGCTAGCATCATCAAGCGTCCCAGTGGTCAAGCCGTATGTTTTACCGCCGTTTACTTTGCTATCCAAGCCTAGCCATATGGTCAGAGGCGGCATTGGCTCAAGTTCTATGGAGGCAAAGCTCAAGCTGGAGCGGACGCTTGAAAGCTTTGGCGTGAAGGCGAAGGTGCTTGATCCCGTTATCGGCCCGGCCGTTACCCGTTTTGAGGTTGAACCGGCATCGGGCGTCAAGGTGAGTAAAATTGTCAGCTTGACCGATGACATCGCACTTGCGCTTGCAGCCAAGGATATTCGGATGGAAGCGCCTATTCCAGGAAGGTCGGCTATCGGAATTGAAGTGCCGAATATGGAAATATCCATCGTTACAATGCGTGAAGTGATGGAAACAAAGGAATTTTATGATTCGCCTTCCAAGCTGTCGATTGCCTTTGGGCGTGATATTGCGGGTAAGCCAATTGTGGGCAATTTGGCGAAAATGCCCCATTTGCTTGTTGCGGGAGCGACAGGCTCCGGTAAATCAGTCTGTATAAACGGTATTATTACTAGTATTTTGTACAAAGCAACGCCAGATGAAGTGAAGTTTCTCATGGTTGACCCGAAAATGGTGGAGCTAAACGTATATAACGGTATACCGCATTTGCTGGCTCCTGTTGTAACAGATCCGCGTCGTGCATCGCTTGCACTTAAGAAAATCGTTGTCGAGATGGAAAAACGCTATGAGCTGTTTTCAAAATCGGGAACTCGTAATATTGAGGGCTACAACACTTTAATGGCAGATAATCCGAAAGCGGTTCTGCCTTACATTGTCGTCATTGTCGATGAGCTTGCGGATTTAATGATTGTAGCGGCTAACGATGTTGAGGACGCTATTGCCAGACTTGCGCAGATGGCTCGCGCGGCGGGCATTCACCTTATTATTGCAACGCAGCGTCCGTCTGTTGATGTCATTACCGGTGTCATTAAAGCGAATATTCCATCGCGAATTGCTTTTGGTGTGTCCTCTCAGGTCGATTCACGAACGATACTCGACATGGTGGGAGCGGAAAAACTGCTTGGCCGCGGCGACATGCTTTACTTGCCAATGGGTACCTCCAAGCCAACGCGGGTACAAGGGGCATTCCTTTCCGATCAGGAGGTCGAGGCGCTCGTTGGTTACGCTAGAGGACAGGCAGAAGCGGAATATAAGGAAGATCTTGTACCGGAAATTGAGGAGGAGACGGCTAGTTCTGAAGAGGTCATGGACGAGTTGTTTGACCAGGCCGTTCAAATTGTCGTCGAAGCAAAGCAGGCATCGGTTTCCCTGCTTCAGCGCCGTATGCGGATAGGCTACACCAGAGCTGCAAGGCTCATTGACGAGATGGAAGCCCGTCATATTGTGGGGCCATACGAAGGGAGCAAGCCGCGTGAGGTGCTGCTTACAATCGATCAGCTCGAAGCGGGACGAATTAGCTCTTAA